ACCAACAGTTTATAAAGCTGCATAGTTTAGGATCTTAAATTCTCACAGCTTTATCACAATAATATAAGGAAACTTACTATTAACAAAGTCCATCTTTGCTTAACTAGATTTAATGTTTAACGCATATTCTTTAAACCTTTCCAAATCAGCTTGAATTGTCGATTCAACTATCCGTCCCAAAAATAAGTTATCCATAATTTTGCCAATAATGCCGGGAATGGCGTAGGAAATAGTCATTTTCACAATGCTACTATTGTGGCGATCGTAAAAGCGAATTGCTCCCTGATTCGGCAAACCATCAACCGATTCCCATTGGATAATTTGGTTGGGAACAACTTTGAGAATTCGGGATTGCCAATTAAATTCTAGACTACCCGTCTTTAATTTCCAAAGAGATATATCTGGATTATCCGGCGGAATTTTCACTGAATCAATCCACTTCATCCACCGAGGCATTTGCTCCAAATCAGACCAGAGGCTCCATACTAAATCTATGGGAGCCTCTACTTCTACCTGCACAGTATGCTCTAACCAGTCTGACATTTCTCTTCTTCCTTCTCTACGAGACGCTGCGCGATCGCAATTCGTTATTTCTTCAAACTCTCTAAAATTACTTTTGCCGCACGCCGTCCAGAAATAGTAGCACCTTCCATACTGTCGATGTAATCTTGCTGAGTATAACTGCCAGCAAGGAAGAAGTTATCTACTGGTGTTTTTTGGTTGGGACGGTACGCATCCATTCCTGGCGCTTCTCGGTAGAGAGACTGAGCGAGTTTTACCACACTGTACCAAGTCATATTTAGCTCCCGCGATGAGGGAAACAGTTCATGGACTTGCTTGAGGACATGCTGTGCGATCGCTTCATTACTTTGGGCAATAAACGGATCTCCCGGTGTCAGCACTAGCTGTAACAAAGATCCCTGTCCTGGGCGATAATAATCAGCAGGGCTAGTCAACGCCAAATCGGCAAAACAAGAAAAGTCAGCATCGGCTGTGTAAAGTAAATTATCAATTCCAGCCGCGTGGTTTAGCTGTTTACGTTGCTCTTTATCCTTCAGTTCCGTTACCCAACCATCGAAGCGTAACTGCACTGTCGCCACTGGCACTGCATCAAGTTTGTAAATATTGTCAAATTCTGACCACTTACGCCACTCCTGGGGTAAGATGCGTTGAATTCCTGGAACATCACAGGCAAAAACGTAAGCATCAGCAGTGATAGTTTCTACGGCATCGCCTTGGGCGACTGCTATACCAGTGACGCGGGTTTGTTCATCTGACTCAGTAAACTGAATTTCCCGCACCTGCCGACGTGTGTAAACTTTAGTGCCTCTAACTTCCAGATATTCCAGAATGGGCTTGTGTAAATATTCATAAGGGGAACCTTCCAGCATTCGTAAAACTGAAGCTTCAGTTCTGACTGCAAATAACTGGAATATCGTTAACATACAACGGGCAGACATATTTTCGCAATCAATAAACCCCAATGCGTAGGCAATGGGATTCCACAGACGCTTAATGCTGCCATTACTGCCACCATGACTGCGGAACCAATCAGCAAAGCTAATTTTATCCAAATTGCGGATGGTTTTCATCGCCCCGTTAAAGTCTACCAATCCGCGCACTATCGGACTAGTACCCAAAGCGATCGCATTTTGCAATTTATCCTGCAACGATAGTTGGGAAGTAGTGAAAAATGCCTTTAAACCATTGAAAGGCGCACCTGTAAGAAAGCGAAAATCTAAAGCACCAGTCTGGCCCCCTTTGTTAATGAAAGTGTGGGTATGTTCCTTGAGGCGTAAGTTTTCTAACACCCCCACTTTCTTCATTAAGTCAAATAGTTGGTAGTAGCACCCGAAAAATACATGCAGCCCCATTTCTAGATGGTTGCCATCTCCATCAACCCAACTGCCAACTTTACCACCCACAAACGGACGAGACTCAAAAATCTCGACTTCACAACCAGCATCAGCTAGATCTATTGCGGTTGCTAGTCCAGCCAGTCCCGCACCTACGATTGCAACACGCATTCCGTCGTTCCTTTTCAGTTTCTTTACAGATTGTAACTGGGTTGGTGTCGGAATTTGCTACTTAATATCAACTCCACCAGCATATTAAGGCATGGCAATATCGATACTAAAACCTCTTTGATTACTTCTTTTAGTCTCAGCTAATGACCAGACGCGAGAAAAACGCGTCTGGATCATCTAGACAAACTCTTGTCCATAGCAGCGGACTCTCAAAAGTATCATAGATATTTTTTTGGTGGCAAAGCAGTTTTCTGGATAAGTCATGAAAGTAACTTCTTACTTATTTGCATCTTTACTATCGTCGGAGACAGGCAAACTTCTAATGAGTTCACGAATCACGTCAGTTGCAGGTCTACCTGTTTGCTGACAATATTTTTCTAGTTTTTCCGCTTCCTGTGTTGCGAGATTTACTGTTATGCGTTTAACGGCCCATTTTTTATTTGTCATTATCATGCTATCTGCTGTATATTTAGATGGTCGAAAGAGTCTAAATTAATGAGGGAACCGATAAGGTTATCAGAGTTTGTCTCAGGAAACAAGTAATACCATTAATATTAAAAATGTTCGTTTTGTCAAAGGATTCATAATTTTCTAAAAAAATCAAAAAGCGATACTTTATTTGTTACTATTGTGACAGCATAATTAGCACATAGTTGCTTTTGAAGATAATAACCCTACTAACAGCATGAGTAAAGACTGACAATGAAATTTGATAAATCAATTTGAGATACCTACTGTTGACTCAATGAAGATTTACAAAGTTATTCTTCATCGAAAGCATTTGACCTTCTCTCTTAACTAAGTTCGCCAAACCTGTTTGGAGAGAACATCGGCTAGAACACTAGAAAATAAAACTTCAGAATCACAATCGTGCTGAAATGCTGCCTTACAGGCGGGTTAGAGTGGTTTGTGTAGAGCGTGAATAGTCACTTATCAAGTAGGCAAATAAGCGATCGCTCCAGAACAAACTCCCATCTGCACCCATTACTGTAAGCAAGAAGTTAGAGCTACTTGAACGGCTATAAATTTTGGCTTACCTCGATCAAGCTGATTGCTTTTCAGTGTCAATGTAGTAGCCATAAAAAAGGGAACAAAACTCAGTCTAATGGGTGTAAATAGCCAATTATTTTGGTAAATTTTGACAGCATTATCTGTAATTTCACACAGATGAATTAATCCAGGTCAGTATGATGTTAATTGACTGTTACCGATAATAATATTTTAGTTTTATTTCATGCTTTTACACTAAAGTTCCCGTAAATATACGATTAAATTTTGCGTATTTTTTATCTTTCCTCTAGCGATATAATTTGCTTTCAATCCAACGACTGTTTTGCATTTTTCCTATTCATCTATCTATAGGTTATGTAAATAATTTTTAGTCAATCATGGCACTAAAAATTCAACAGCAAATCTTCTTATCAGATTTAAGCTAAGAGATAAACTATTGCCAGAAAAAATTGAGTTACAACTATTTACTATTTGGTAAGTATACCTATAAAAATAATTGTATATTTCAATCTCCTCCGGTGGTTTGTTCATTATAGCCATTATTTACGTACTTTAAATAATCTTCATTTAGACATTCAATCAGCTATTTTTCATGCTTTATAAAAAAATTACAAAGAAAAATATATACATCTGAGCTTTTGCTTAATGATATTGATATAGAAGAAAATGCTCAAACAAAAAACTTGCTAAAAAAGATTCAGATATCTAAATGCATCAGTTAGGTTTGATTAAAGCAAACTTTGCAGATAGTCTTTAGTACTTTGTAGCTATTTATACTGAATATATTTCAATGAGATGAATGAAAAATTATGAAAATACAGGTACTTCATGAACTTAAGGTAAAGCTATACCAATTCCACAAATGTTTCCGACAGATAATCCACCCATCTCTTAGTAATACCATTTTGAATTTTAGATTTTAGATTTTGGATTGGGAATCGCTTTCTGTGTCTGGTTTTTGTGAAACCATCTGTCGCAATCATTTTTTAAATTGGTATATAGCGTTTCCTATTCAGATGAGGTACAACATTATATCCCAAGGTGTATGGGATATCCCATACGGGTGTACCTTAGGCTTATCGGGAAACGTTATAACTACGGTTTACACACATCTTTGTACAAAACCGCAACTATTGAAGATCCTCCAAAATCCCCCGCTCAATTGGAGGATTTTGAGAATTTTTTGCACCCCTTAAATCAATGTGAGATTGAAAATTATGGAAATTTGTGCAACTATTCAAATTTAAGTTGGGGCATCAATTGGAGAGTGCCAATACCTAAATCTTTGGGTGAGAGCGATCGCGCTTCAAACAAAGCCATCATATCTCGTAACTGAGGATTGCCACGGGAAGCTCCCGTTAGTCCTTTAGCAATGATTAAACCACAGTAGCCCTTAGTATTTTTACACCGCTGATTCCATTTTTTTCGGGCTTCGACATGAGTCGGATCTTCGTCTAAAAATTCACCAAATAGGAACAATTCACCATTTTGAGTTTGCAATAAACCCAGGTCGTAGCGATCGCCATCGAAGGGGTTAGCACCTGGATTAAAGCAAATTGCTCTCAGTCCGCCTGTTGCTTCAATTCTTTCAATTACAGTTTTCGCCTTGGGTCGGGAAGTTTGAATTAAAATTACTGGCAAACCATCACCCACTTGTTTGATTTCACCAGCCTGATGGTAGCTGACTCCCTTTCGCAGATACTCCAACATTTCCCAGGACACCACACCTAAGCTGAGAAAGGAATCTTCTGGTATCAAGTCATCTTGCAATGATTGAAAGTCAGGGTTGTCAATCTCTTGATCGTCAATATCAAAACCTGCCATTTCCTCTAATTCTGCGGCTAACTGCGGCATGGTAGAGACTGTCACAGGCACAGATTTAGTTGATGATTCTTCCGACTGCGGTAGAGAAATACGATAGCGACGACCCACAGTCGGGAAGATATCTTCATGAAGCTGGCGACGGTGATCGCGAATAAAGCGGCTCAGGCTTTCGATCGCAACCAAGATTACCAATGCTTCTTCGTCGTACAAAACAGACCGTAGTCCTTCTAAGGGGTGGATATTACCGAAGGTGGGGTCAATTTCTGATAATGGCAGATCCGCCAAATCATCTTCTTCATCCTCATCTTCATCGGTTTCATCAGCACTCTCAAAAGTGAGAAACAAGCAATCTTGCTTGAGGAAGGCTTCTTCTAAATGCTCTGTGGATTCTTGATCTGTTAAAACTGCGGCGCGAAATTGTTTTAAAGACTCTTCTGAACGATAAAACAAAATCCCATATTCCATTCCCAGCATTCCCATGACTGAGGCATAGAGTGTACCAACATCCCACTTATTAATCTCAATTGACAAAATTTGCTGTTCTTCTAAAAATTCCCAAGGTGCTGCTTGCCAAATTGCAAATGCTTTTTCTCGTAAGATTTGTGCATACTGTGGGGGTAAGTCGGGGGTTTGACTATCGAGAATGTCAGCAAATCCACGAAATAGTTCGTCAATTAAAGGCAGTTCTGGTGCGTAGTCAATGGCAATATCCAAATCTTGTAACACTCCCCGCAGGTAAAATTGGATCTCGCGGTCTTTGACTACAATTCTTTGGGGTCTGGCAGGTCTTGCCGGACTCTGGGGATGCTCCATAGCTTGCATTAAGGTGCGAACTATTGCTTCTGGGCCAATATCTGAGGCTACTATGTCCATGCCTCGAACAACACCTTGGGAGTAATCTACCCAAAGAATGCATTCTCCCTTTGCCTCTGAGTCTGAGAACTGGTTTGGTGATGACAACGGACGGCGATCGCCCTCCCATACAGAAGGAATTTGAGTTAATTTCTTCAACCGACGACTGGTAGAGCGATTAAAACTTGTCATAGAGATCAAAAGAAGCAATTTGGAAGTAAACTTTGGGAGATAGTTGGTCTCGGATTAAATTTTTATGGCTGCACCTGAAGGGTTGTTGCTTCTCAGGGCAGGGCTTAGGAAGAAGGGGGAGGGGGCAGGGGGCAGAAGGTAATCCCGATGAAATGAGTTTTTTAAGCCTTGTATGAAAATGTTCTAGAGACTGGGATTTTACTCAGCACGGGTTAAATGACTTGATACAATTCTTCTTTTTAAACTGGATTTTATACCGAGAACTAAAGTTTTCATTCATAATTCTTTCTTCCTGCCTCCTGCCTTCTCGTATAAATATACTGAGTCTCTCAATTCTAGAATAAAAATCTTTGGCTGCTTTTAACAGAGTGTTTACAATTTGGTATCTAGCGCCTTAGAAGTCGCTAGAATGAATACAAAAACACTCAAGAGCCACCCAGAGGCATTAACAAGCCGATATCGGGTAACGCTTAGACTAATTAAGGAGTTTAAAAAGCAGATGACACAAGCAATTCAGGCTCAACAACGCGGAATTCTGTTGAGCGAAGCCGCATTGCACCAGGTAAAATCCCTCCGGGACAAGCAAGGCACAGACTTCTGCTTACGGGTAGGAGTGCGTCAGGGTGGCTGTTCTGGGATGTCTTACATGATGGACTTTGAAGACACTAGCAAGATCACCCCCCAGGATGAAGTTTTTGACTATGATGGCTTCAAAATTGTCAGCGATCGCAAGAGTCTTTTATATCTCTACGGCTTAATGCTCGATTATAGCGATGCCATGATTGGCGGTGGTTTCCAATTCACTAACCCCAATGCTAACCAAACTTGTGGTTGCGGCAAGTCATTTGGGGTGTAATATTGTCATTTGTCATTTGTCCCTTGTCATTGGACTAAAGACAAATGATAAATGACCAACGACTAATGACTCATGATTAATTTACTATGACTCAAACAGTTGAATCCCTGTTTGATACAGGTTTAGAACGCTATAAAGCTGGAGAATCAGTAGAATCTTTAATCCCTGTGTTTAAAGAAGTGTGCGATCGCGCTCCTAAAACTAGTGCTGCTTGGGTTTGTTTAACGTGGTTGTATCTACTTGATAACAAACCCAATCTGGCTTACAAAGCTGGACAGAAAGCAGTCAAGTTAAATCCACAAGATCCCCAAGCCAGAATAAATCTCGCCCTAGCAATGCTAGAAACAGGTCAAAAAGGTTTACGAGAACACATTGACATAGCACAGCAGTTGATTTTTGTCAATGAAGAATGGAGTGATGAAATAAAAAATAGTATTGAAGACGGTTTAAGTAGAAAACCAGATTGGCAGAGTTTGAAAAAAGTCAAAAATTGGTTGTTTGAAGAATGATGATTGGGGATTGGGGACTAGGGGGAATTTATTGAAGTCAGTCTCTAAGTTGTTTCTTCCCAATTCCCAGTCCCCAATCCCCCAATCCCCAATCCCCACTCGAATCATGAAAGATAAATTGTTAAATTGGCTAAACATGGCTTTAGTCGCAGATGTTTTTTTGGTTTTGTTTGGCTTTGGCTGGTTAGCGATCGCTGCGATCGGTGATGCCGTAGGAGTAAACCTGGGCTTGGATTTGTGGCATCAACTGTGGCAACCCTTATTTAACCCAGCGATCGGCATCCTCATGGGCGGTGCCATTCTTAGCGGTATTACCAGTTGGGTTTCCAAAAAATTTCTTTCTAGTCAATAGACTGGGGACTGGAAATTAGGGACTGGGTAATGAAAAAGAAGCAGATTAGCAGGGGTAAAATTTTTCTCCTCTGCGCCTCTCGTCTGTTTTGCCCAATCCCTAGTCCCCAGTCCCCAGTCCCTTTTAATTAAGAATTTGTGTTAATGCTGATTGCAAATTAGGATATTTGTACTCAAAGCCAGTTTCTACGGTGCGTTTTGGAATGACTTGCTGACCTTCTAAAACTACTATAGCCCCGTCTCCTAAAAGAGCTTCGATCGCAAAAGCAGGAACAGGCAACCAAGAAGGGCGATTCATAACTTGTCCCAAAGTTTGGCTTAAATCTGCCATCCGAACCGGGTTAGGGGCAGTGGCATTATATATACCTTCTATTTCCGATTTACTTAAAGCTTGCAAAATTAGGTTAACTAAGTCGTTTACGTGAATCCATGAGAACCACTGACGCCCGCTGCCAATAGGCCCACCCGCGAAGAGTTTGAAAGGCGGAATCATTTTACCTAAAGCACCACCATTGCCCAAAACAATCCCAAAACGCAGAATTACTAGCCTTACACCACTATCTTTTACCTTTGTTGCCTCTGCTTCCCAGGCTTGGCAGACTTGGGCTAGAAAATCGTTACCAGACAGACTTGTTTCATCAAAGGTGGCTGTTTCACTGGTGCCGTAGTAACCAATAGCGGAAGCGTTAATTAAAACTGTAGGTTTGGGGTTAGCGTTAGCTATTGCCTCAACTATTTTTTGTGTGCCTAACTTTCGACTATTAAGGATTTCTTGTTTCCGTTCAGGTGTCCAACGTCCTTCACCAATGGGTTCTCCTGCCAAATTAACTACACCATCACAACTAGAGATGACACTTTGCCAAGAACCGGATGCATTTGGTGTATAGGCAACAATTTCTATATTGGGAAAAGCTTCAGATGGAAAAACCTTTTGAGCAAAGGCGGTGTTCCGAGTTAATACTACGATCTTATGACCTTTAGCGTGGAGTCGTTGTACCAAAAGATTACCAACAAATCCTGTTGCTCCAGTAATTGCGACTTTCATTTTCTATCTCAGCCAAACCTTTATTGTAAAGTTTTTGATCCAGCTTTCAGCTTACGGCACTTTCCTTGTGCATAGAACAGATGTTGGTAATGCCTGATCTCAAAAACTTTGCTTTGTTAATGACTATGTGTTTAGATGCTTCGGTATTATAGGATGGACGGAGTGTTGCAAGGCGTGGGGCTATTATGGCTCGCTATACCTGTTCATTTGTTGTTTCTGTTCCTAGTGACCATCTGTTGCCGTTACTTGTAGAACTTCTACAGGACTGTCAGTTGGATATTCAATACCACACGGGCGATTACATTATCGCTCGTCAAGTTCCTGGCAATGTTCCTTTTCCTAAATTGGTAACAGTAGAAGTACTGATTGACAAATCAAAATCTACTGAAACAGAAACCCGGATGAGTATTGTGATTAAAAACGAAGAACTACCACTTCAATTAGATAATTACTGCCGACAAATGTTTGAATTTATCAAGCAGGCTATTGAAAATAGCCGCCATTGGCATTTGATTGAAAGTCTTGCAGGATAGCTTTGGTGATTGAATTGACACTCCCACTGCTTAAAGTTGTGGGAATGTCAGACTGTGATTGTTAGTGATTGGTAGTTATAATTCACTCTCCTATATCCTCTAAATCCTCGGCCATACCGGGGTTTATTAGTGTAATGTCGTATTCACTCGAATCCGTTTGTCCTAAACGTTGGGTGTTTCTTAAAAGGTAATAAATGGCACGTACTTGAGGGCCAAAAACGATCTCGTCTTCATTTCTGAGATCGTGGGCTGGTATCTTGCGTCCATTAATCATCAAACCGTTAGAACTAGGCTTACCTTTGACATCGCCATCTACAATCCGGTAATAGTAGCTATGACTATTATGCTCTCGTGGCAATCTCACTAATGTGGCATGGCGGCGGGAGACAAACTGCGACATCAAACGGATATTACATTCGCGATCTCTACCGATAGAGTAGACGGGGTGCTCTAGAGAAAATTCTTTGCGACCTTGATCGTCTTCAATAATCAGTAGATGGTTTTCATTGGTTTCTGCTGCCATTGACAAATCGGTGGAACTATAATTAATCAAGATTTGTTTAGTATCGTATCCTGTCATTTTCGCGCACCATAAATCTGTGGTGCTGATCTAAATAAGCTTTAAAATTGCATGATACCTTGAAAGAGTAGAACATGTCCGTTCTACTCCAGTAGCTATGATAGCTTTGGTAAGTGTCTAAAAAAGGTTTGTGAGCCGATAAAACTTGAATACCGACTCAGTTTAACTTTAGGGAACCCCAAGAAATAAATTATCCAATATTGTGGCGTGGGTAACATGAACGCCCAGTCAATAAGGCGCTCATGTTGCCCATCCCACAAGAGTTAATTGGATATTTTTTATTTGGAAGTTCCTTATATGGGAATTACCAAGATTGGCGCTGAGGAATTTTACGTGTAAAGGAATATTCTAAGGGTGATGAGCTAATCGCCGTAATAATATTGAGTTGGTGACGACGCTCACAGAGCTAAAAGCCATGAGTGCAGCAGCACCAGATGGGTTCAGGACAAAACCTAGACTTGGGAATAAAACACCAGCTGCTAAAGGAATGCCAACTGTATTATATGCAAAAGCCCAGAATAAATTTTGGCGGATTTTGTTGAAGGTGGCACGACTTAGCTGAATAGATTCGACGACATCGTTTAAGCGATCGCGCATTAAAATAATTTCAGCAGTTTCCATCGCCACATCTGTCCCAGAGTGTAAAGCAATTCCTACATCTGCTTGAGATAAAGCTGGAGCATCGTTGATTCCATCTCCCACCATTGCGACAATTGAGTGGGGAGTAGGGAGTGGGGAGTAGGGAGTGGGGAGAGAGGAGTTAAGAGTTTTTGTCCCCTTGTCCCCTTGTCCCCTTGTCTCTCCTAACTGGAGAGACTGTATTGCAGCCGCTTTTTTTGCTGGGGGGACACCTGCGATGACATCAGCGCTGTCTAATCCTAGTTGTTTAGCTATGGCGCTAGCTGCTTCTTTGCGATCGCCACTGAGCAACATTACCCGTAAGCCCATC
This Nostoc sp. C052 DNA region includes the following protein-coding sequences:
- a CDS encoding SRPBCC family protein, with product MSDWLEHTVQVEVEAPIDLVWSLWSDLEQMPRWMKWIDSVKIPPDNPDISLWKLKTGSLEFNWQSRILKVVPNQIIQWESVDGLPNQGAIRFYDRHNSSIVKMTISYAIPGIIGKIMDNLFLGRIVESTIQADLERFKEYALNIKSS
- the zds gene encoding 9,9'-di-cis-zeta-carotene desaturase; its protein translation is MRVAIVGAGLAGLATAIDLADAGCEVEIFESRPFVGGKVGSWVDGDGNHLEMGLHVFFGCYYQLFDLMKKVGVLENLRLKEHTHTFINKGGQTGALDFRFLTGAPFNGLKAFFTTSQLSLQDKLQNAIALGTSPIVRGLVDFNGAMKTIRNLDKISFADWFRSHGGSNGSIKRLWNPIAYALGFIDCENMSARCMLTIFQLFAVRTEASVLRMLEGSPYEYLHKPILEYLEVRGTKVYTRRQVREIQFTESDEQTRVTGIAVAQGDAVETITADAYVFACDVPGIQRILPQEWRKWSEFDNIYKLDAVPVATVQLRFDGWVTELKDKEQRKQLNHAAGIDNLLYTADADFSCFADLALTSPADYYRPGQGSLLQLVLTPGDPFIAQSNEAIAQHVLKQVHELFPSSRELNMTWYSVVKLAQSLYREAPGMDAYRPNQKTPVDNFFLAGSYTQQDYIDSMEGATISGRRAAKVILESLKK
- a CDS encoding CopG family transcriptional regulator, with protein sequence MIMTNKKWAVKRITVNLATQEAEKLEKYCQQTGRPATDVIRELIRSLPVSDDSKDANK
- a CDS encoding iron-sulfur cluster assembly accessory protein, which encodes MTQAIQAQQRGILLSEAALHQVKSLRDKQGTDFCLRVGVRQGGCSGMSYMMDFEDTSKITPQDEVFDYDGFKIVSDRKSLLYLYGLMLDYSDAMIGGGFQFTNPNANQTCGCGKSFGV
- a CDS encoding M48 family metallopeptidase, whose product is MTQTVESLFDTGLERYKAGESVESLIPVFKEVCDRAPKTSAAWVCLTWLYLLDNKPNLAYKAGQKAVKLNPQDPQARINLALAMLETGQKGLREHIDIAQQLIFVNEEWSDEIKNSIEDGLSRKPDWQSLKKVKNWLFEE
- a CDS encoding TIGR01777 family oxidoreductase, giving the protein MKVAITGATGFVGNLLVQRLHAKGHKIVVLTRNTAFAQKVFPSEAFPNIEIVAYTPNASGSWQSVISSCDGVVNLAGEPIGEGRWTPERKQEILNSRKLGTQKIVEAIANANPKPTVLINASAIGYYGTSETATFDETSLSGNDFLAQVCQAWEAEATKVKDSGVRLVILRFGIVLGNGGALGKMIPPFKLFAGGPIGSGRQWFSWIHVNDLVNLILQALSKSEIEGIYNATAPNPVRMADLSQTLGQVMNRPSWLPVPAFAIEALLGDGAIVVLEGQQVIPKRTVETGFEYKYPNLQSALTQILN
- a CDS encoding FHA domain-containing protein, which translates into the protein MTGYDTKQILINYSSTDLSMAAETNENHLLIIEDDQGRKEFSLEHPVYSIGRDRECNIRLMSQFVSRRHATLVRLPREHNSHSYYYRIVDGDVKGKPSSNGLMINGRKIPAHDLRNEDEIVFGPQVRAIYYLLRNTQRLGQTDSSEYDITLINPGMAEDLEDIGE